A portion of the Brevundimonas pondensis genome contains these proteins:
- a CDS encoding tetratricopeptide repeat protein — protein sequence MSGAPVSKRVLKTTVAAAAAGVVVFAPLAPHAEGANVSSGPVEIRVGANTGFTKIEFAGAVGARARVRQDGRAVIVRIGTTAAPDVSRLRVDPPKGVEKVETRAVQGATELVLTLAEGAGVRSGVADGAVWLNLYAPGAAPEGAKPSVVPAGGAVPVTAEVGEGTTRLTFAWAAPVGAAVFRRGDAVWVVFDAAARMNMPAAAKAGDAARARWAAGPAFTAIRIPAPEGQSISARADGASWIVTLGGTATTVTGVEIGRDDSVQTALTARMAGATKTVWLTDPMVGDRFAAVTALAPGKGMARGRRTVDLALLPTAHGLAVETPTDDLTVKAEGDIVILSRPKGLRLSPPTVGLEAAAAETHAPRAAVRPALIISDWADLGGDSFGARHRALQTAAELESGRAVEDLRAPIEARLAYARFLVGQGLGYEAIGVLNALVKQTPAMQGVAEVRGLRGAARASIGRLAEAEADFSAGALAGDPSTRVWQGYIAAQRSDWTTARQAFAAGSGVVDNFTPEWRARFGTAHALAAVETGDLAAATELLAYVFSQPGISAADQLAARLVQAKLFELEQKPAQALALYKAVARAPLDGISTPARLGVVRLEMARGTLKPDAAAAQLEALKWRWRGDGVELAVIRSLGELYLSQGRYREALTTLKAAGRKIVVLPGGDKLQADLDNAFRALFLDGAADGLQPVQALALFFDFRELTPVGADGDEMVRRLARRLIDVDLLDQAAELLKYQADNRLDGVAKAQVSTNLAAVYLMNRQPEEALQALWSSRTTLLPTAMNVERRALEARALMELGRYDHALEILGKDASPAGRDVRAEIFWKQQQWGAAAAIYEQQLGSRYRDTLIPLTADEENRLIRAGVGYSLARDAGALNRLSNNYSGFADKARSPGGIRIALAGLDGADGSGRPQDFATLSAGADTYAGWIAATKAEFRQKTGGDRPATPARNQPPAAARPAAA from the coding sequence ATGTCCGGGGCACCCGTCAGCAAGCGCGTTCTGAAGACGACCGTGGCGGCCGCCGCGGCGGGCGTGGTCGTGTTCGCGCCTCTGGCCCCGCACGCCGAGGGCGCCAATGTCAGCAGCGGCCCGGTCGAGATCCGCGTCGGCGCCAATACCGGCTTCACCAAGATCGAATTCGCCGGGGCCGTGGGCGCACGCGCCCGGGTGCGCCAGGACGGCCGGGCCGTCATCGTCCGCATCGGCACGACCGCCGCACCCGACGTCAGCCGCCTGCGCGTCGATCCGCCCAAGGGAGTCGAGAAGGTCGAGACCCGCGCCGTCCAGGGCGCGACCGAGCTGGTTCTGACCCTGGCCGAGGGGGCGGGCGTCCGCTCCGGCGTCGCCGACGGCGCGGTCTGGCTCAACCTCTATGCCCCCGGCGCTGCGCCGGAAGGCGCCAAGCCCTCGGTCGTGCCCGCCGGCGGCGCCGTGCCCGTGACCGCCGAGGTCGGGGAGGGGACGACCCGTTTGACCTTCGCCTGGGCCGCGCCGGTCGGGGCCGCCGTCTTCCGCCGGGGCGACGCGGTCTGGGTGGTGTTCGACGCCGCCGCCCGCATGAACATGCCCGCCGCCGCCAAGGCCGGCGACGCGGCCAGGGCGCGCTGGGCCGCCGGGCCCGCCTTCACCGCCATCCGTATTCCCGCGCCTGAGGGCCAGAGCATCTCGGCCCGCGCCGACGGGGCCTCGTGGATCGTCACCCTCGGCGGAACCGCCACGACCGTGACCGGCGTCGAGATCGGCCGCGACGACAGCGTCCAGACGGCCCTGACCGCGCGCATGGCCGGGGCGACCAAGACCGTCTGGCTGACCGATCCCATGGTCGGCGACCGCTTCGCCGCCGTCACCGCCCTGGCCCCCGGCAAGGGCATGGCGCGGGGCCGTCGCACCGTCGATCTGGCCCTGCTGCCCACCGCCCATGGTCTGGCGGTCGAGACCCCGACCGACGACCTGACCGTCAAGGCCGAGGGCGACATTGTCATCCTGTCGCGGCCCAAGGGCCTGCGCCTGTCGCCCCCGACCGTGGGGCTGGAAGCGGCGGCCGCCGAGACCCACGCCCCGCGCGCCGCCGTGCGTCCGGCCCTGATTATTTCCGACTGGGCCGATCTGGGCGGGGACAGTTTCGGCGCGCGTCACCGCGCCCTGCAGACCGCCGCCGAACTGGAAAGCGGTCGCGCCGTCGAGGACCTGCGCGCGCCCATCGAAGCCCGTCTGGCCTACGCCCGTTTCCTGGTGGGGCAGGGGCTGGGCTATGAGGCGATCGGGGTGCTCAACGCCCTGGTCAAGCAGACCCCGGCCATGCAGGGCGTGGCCGAGGTGCGCGGCCTGCGCGGCGCCGCGCGCGCCTCCATCGGCCGTCTGGCCGAGGCCGAGGCCGATTTCTCCGCCGGGGCTCTGGCGGGCGATCCCTCGACCCGCGTCTGGCAGGGCTATATCGCCGCCCAGCGCAGCGACTGGACCACGGCGCGTCAGGCCTTCGCCGCCGGGTCCGGCGTGGTCGACAACTTCACCCCCGAATGGCGCGCCCGCTTCGGCACGGCCCATGCCCTGGCCGCCGTCGAGACCGGCGACCTGGCCGCCGCCACGGAGTTGCTGGCCTATGTCTTCAGCCAGCCGGGGATTTCAGCGGCGGACCAGCTGGCAGCCCGACTGGTCCAGGCCAAGCTGTTCGAGCTGGAACAGAAACCGGCTCAGGCCCTGGCCCTCTACAAGGCCGTGGCCCGCGCTCCGCTGGACGGGATTTCGACGCCCGCTCGCCTTGGCGTGGTCCGTCTGGAGATGGCCAGGGGGACGCTGAAGCCCGACGCGGCTGCCGCGCAGCTGGAGGCGTTGAAGTGGCGCTGGCGCGGCGACGGCGTCGAATTGGCCGTGATCCGCAGCCTGGGCGAGCTCTATCTGTCGCAGGGTCGCTATCGCGAGGCCCTGACCACGCTGAAGGCGGCGGGCCGCAAGATCGTGGTCCTGCCTGGCGGCGACAAGCTGCAGGCCGACCTCGACAACGCCTTCCGCGCGCTCTTTCTCGACGGCGCCGCCGACGGTCTGCAGCCGGTGCAGGCGCTCGCCCTGTTCTTCGATTTCCGCGAACTGACCCCGGTCGGGGCAGACGGCGACGAGATGGTGCGCCGCCTGGCCCGGCGGCTGATAGACGTCGACCTGCTGGATCAGGCGGCGGAGCTGCTGAAATATCAGGCCGACAACCGCCTCGACGGCGTGGCCAAGGCCCAGGTCTCGACCAATCTGGCGGCCGTCTATCTGATGAACCGTCAGCCGGAAGAGGCGCTGCAGGCGCTGTGGAGTTCGCGCACCACGCTTCTGCCCACGGCCATGAATGTTGAACGCCGCGCTCTGGAAGCTCGCGCGCTTATGGAACTGGGCCGCTATGACCACGCGCTCGAGATTCTGGGCAAGGACGCCTCGCCCGCCGGTCGCGACGTGCGCGCCGAAATCTTCTGGAAGCAGCAGCAGTGGGGCGCGGCGGCCGCCATCTATGAGCAGCAGTTGGGCAGTCGCTATCGCGACACGCTCATCCCGCTGACGGCGGATGAGGAGAACCGTCTGATCCGCGCCGGGGTCGGCTATTCGCTGGCGCGTGACGCGGGAGCGTTGAACCGCTTGTCGAACAACTATTCCGGCTTCGCCGACAAGGCCCGCTCGCCGGGCGGCATCCGTATCGCGCTTGCGGGGCTGGACGGGGCCGACGGCTCGGGGCGGCCGCAGGACTTCGCCACGCTCAGCGCCGGGGCAGACACCTACGCCGGCTGGATCGCGGCGACCAAGGCCGAGTTCAGACAGAAAACGGGCGGGGACCGCCCTGCGACCCCCGCCCGAAATCAACCCCCGGCGGCGGCAAGACCTGCTGCCGCCTGA
- a CDS encoding HU family DNA-binding protein, translated as MTTQAELIAAVAKDAGVSQADAGRVLDAIVKNIHKSLVSGSDVRISNLGVFDTAERAEREGRNPATGATIKIAASKAVRFRVSKPLKDAVNG; from the coding sequence ATGACCACTCAAGCCGAACTGATCGCCGCCGTCGCCAAGGACGCAGGTGTCTCGCAGGCCGACGCCGGCCGCGTCCTCGACGCGATCGTCAAGAACATCCACAAGAGCCTGGTTTCGGGTTCGGACGTCCGCATCTCGAACCTGGGCGTCTTCGACACCGCCGAGCGCGCCGAGCGCGAAGGCCGCAACCCGGCCACGGGCGCGACCATCAAGATCGCCGCCTCGAAGGCTGTGCGCTTCCGCGTGTCGAAGCCGCTGAAGGACGCCGTCAACGGCTAA
- the fliP gene encoding flagellar type III secretion system pore protein FliP (The bacterial flagellar biogenesis protein FliP forms a type III secretion system (T3SS)-type pore required for flagellar assembly.), protein MSRPSIFALPSRAELKRAALLSLITTALCLVWPLGALAQEVAQAAQGGSAINIDLGTGAGLTQRVVQLVGLMTVLSLAPSIVIMTTSFVRIIVVLSLLRTALGMQQSPPNAVLVSLALFLSAIVMAPTWQDAYDSGIRPLMDQQMELPQAFDAASEPVKTFMLAQVDRGDLALFTRLSKIEPPQDVQELPLRVVTPAFMISELKKAFTIGFLLFVPFLVIDLVVASVLMSMGMMMLPPVVISLPFKLIFFVLVDGWRLVAGSLVESFQRGAGGG, encoded by the coding sequence ATGAGCCGCCCCTCCATCTTCGCCCTGCCCTCGCGCGCCGAGCTGAAGCGCGCCGCCCTGCTGTCGCTGATCACCACGGCCCTGTGTCTGGTCTGGCCGCTGGGGGCGCTGGCGCAGGAGGTGGCGCAGGCGGCTCAGGGCGGCTCGGCCATCAACATCGACCTGGGGACCGGCGCGGGCCTGACCCAGCGGGTGGTGCAGCTGGTCGGACTGATGACCGTGCTGTCGCTGGCGCCCTCCATCGTCATCATGACCACCAGCTTCGTGCGCATCATCGTAGTGCTGAGCCTGCTGCGCACAGCGCTCGGGATGCAGCAGTCGCCGCCGAACGCCGTCCTGGTGTCGCTGGCCTTGTTCCTGAGCGCCATCGTCATGGCCCCGACCTGGCAGGACGCCTATGATTCGGGCATCCGTCCGCTGATGGATCAGCAGATGGAGCTGCCCCAGGCCTTCGATGCAGCGTCCGAACCGGTGAAAACCTTCATGCTGGCCCAGGTGGATCGCGGCGACCTGGCCCTGTTCACCCGACTGTCGAAAATCGAGCCCCCCCAGGACGTGCAGGAACTGCCCCTGCGCGTGGTCACCCCGGCCTTCATGATCAGTGAACTCAAGAAGGCCTTCACGATCGGATTTCTTCTTTTCGTTCCGTTCCTTGTTATCGATCTGGTGGTCGCCAGCGTACTGATGTCCATGGGTATGATGATGCTGCCGCCGGTGGTCATTTCCCTGCCGTTCAAGCTGATCTTCTTCGTGCTGGTCGATGGCTGGCGACTGGTCGCCGGAAGCCTGGTCGAGAGCTTCCAGAGAGGCGCCGGCGGGGGATAA
- a CDS encoding flagellar biosynthetic protein FliO, producing the protein MNFLDLFRAVFGLAITLGLIGLAAWATRRYAPQVLAKFQAERGARRLQVLETLVLDPARRLVLVRVDAEERLILLGEGRELIEPRGPVAPSGDAK; encoded by the coding sequence ATGAATTTTCTCGACCTGTTCCGGGCGGTGTTCGGTCTGGCGATCACCCTGGGTCTGATCGGTCTGGCCGCCTGGGCGACGCGTCGCTATGCGCCCCAGGTGCTGGCGAAGTTTCAGGCCGAGCGCGGCGCGCGGCGGTTGCAGGTCCTCGAGACCCTGGTGCTGGACCCGGCCCGACGGCTGGTGCTGGTGCGCGTTGACGCCGAGGAGCGGCTGATCCTGTTGGGCGAAGGGCGCGAACTGATCGAACCGCGTGGCCCCGTTGCGCCGTCGGGAGATGCGAAATGA
- the flgB gene encoding flagellar basal body rod protein FlgB has product MSVTDIPLLNQIKGRLGWLDDRQRVIAQNVANSDTPGFMARDLKAPTDFAEAMRTGGGLKMVATNARHISPAGQTARFESLNAPDSETTLDGNSVVVEEQMLKMAESRMAYDAAIGFYQKSMQMIRMAAKKPGV; this is encoded by the coding sequence GTGTCCGTCACCGACATTCCGCTGCTGAACCAGATCAAGGGCCGTCTCGGGTGGCTCGACGATCGTCAGCGCGTGATCGCCCAGAACGTCGCCAACTCGGACACCCCCGGCTTCATGGCCCGCGACCTGAAGGCGCCGACGGACTTCGCCGAAGCCATGCGCACCGGCGGCGGCCTGAAGATGGTCGCCACCAACGCCCGCCACATCTCGCCCGCCGGGCAGACCGCCCGCTTCGAGTCGCTGAACGCGCCGGACTCCGAGACCACGCTCGACGGCAACTCGGTCGTGGTGGAGGAGCAGATGCTCAAGATGGCCGAGAGCCGCATGGCCTATGACGCGGCTATCGGCTTCTACCAGAAGTCCATGCAGATGATCCGCATGGCCGCCAAGAAGCCTGGCGTCTGA
- the flgC gene encoding flagellar basal body rod protein FlgC, with translation MPDPVNVTPRNTAMGVAAGALKAQQSRMRIIAENIANAQSTATVAGGEPYRRQTPVFQARKVDGATGVVLAEVRPDQSPFRMEYDPSHPAANAEGYVQRPNVDTLVEAMDMREAQRAYEANLNVIETARNMESRTLDIIKK, from the coding sequence ATGCCTGATCCCGTCAACGTCACTCCGCGCAACACCGCCATGGGCGTCGCCGCCGGCGCCCTGAAGGCGCAGCAGTCGCGCATGCGCATCATCGCCGAGAACATCGCCAACGCCCAGTCGACGGCCACCGTCGCAGGGGGCGAGCCCTATCGCCGCCAGACCCCGGTCTTCCAGGCGCGCAAGGTCGACGGGGCCACGGGCGTGGTCCTGGCCGAGGTCCGCCCGGACCAGAGCCCCTTCCGCATGGAATACGACCCCTCGCACCCGGCGGCCAACGCCGAGGGCTATGTCCAGCGGCCCAATGTCGACACCCTGGTCGAGGCCATGGACATGCGCGAGGCGCAGCGCGCCTACGAGGCCAACCTGAACGTCATCGAGACGGCGCGGAACATGGAGTCCCGCACCCTCGACATCATCAAGAAGTAA
- the fliE gene encoding flagellar hook-basal body complex protein FliE, whose amino-acid sequence MNPMMAAKAYAAVQGGAMPAATPPSAASAAQGPGFSELLQNVMTQTAQQTRGAETQMAQMVQGQGSLIDVVTAVSSAEASLETVMAVRDQVISAYQEIMRMPI is encoded by the coding sequence ATGAATCCCATGATGGCGGCCAAGGCCTATGCAGCGGTTCAGGGCGGGGCCATGCCTGCCGCGACGCCGCCCAGCGCGGCCTCGGCGGCGCAGGGACCGGGCTTCTCGGAACTGCTGCAGAACGTCATGACCCAGACGGCCCAGCAGACCCGCGGCGCCGAAACCCAGATGGCCCAGATGGTCCAAGGCCAGGGCAGCCTGATCGACGTCGTCACCGCCGTTTCGTCCGCCGAAGCCTCGCTGGAAACCGTCATGGCCGTCCGCGATCAGGTCATCTCGGCCTATCAGGAAATCATGCGGATGCCGATCTGA
- a CDS encoding VOC family protein, producing MLKNKNSSAIVAVKDLDRARAFYSDVLELNLADTSNEGMLGYRTGSTWLTVYKSDFAGTNQANAVTWDVGVELDDIVEGLKAKGVAFEHYDDMGRQGDIHVCGAMRLAWFKDPDGNILHLVGSTG from the coding sequence ATGCTCAAGAACAAGAACTCCTCGGCCATCGTGGCGGTGAAGGATCTGGATCGCGCCCGGGCCTTCTATTCCGACGTGCTGGAGCTGAACCTGGCCGACACCTCCAACGAGGGGATGCTGGGCTATCGCACCGGCTCGACCTGGCTGACCGTCTATAAATCCGACTTCGCCGGCACCAATCAGGCCAACGCCGTGACCTGGGACGTCGGCGTCGAGCTGGACGACATCGTCGAGGGGTTGAAGGCCAAGGGCGTGGCGTTCGAGCATTATGACGACATGGGCCGTCAGGGCGACATCCACGTCTGCGGCGCGATGCGCCTGGCCTGGTTCAAGGACCCCGACGGCAACATCCTGCACCTAGTCGGTTCGACGGGCTAA
- a CDS encoding acyltransferase family protein translates to MGWNVFSSHNEPPPIMRGGWLDALRFIVASLIILHHFQASAPVHLADAVHPVFERGGFLLTNFFLIDSGYVLMRVYGASVAGGRMSKTDFFLKRSLRVYPAHLIMGGLLVAMVLLGTAIGLPPSHPEWFAWDQLPAQLALVQSFGVHGGLGWNAPSWSISALLGCYLAFPWVLRGLTRVGPWMALGLVVVGYLAANELSWAILNYPIYQMPLNLGIWRALPLFVLGMGLAWFAQGVWIEPRAAGWALLLATIGLAVVQYFDKNALISLAFISIIILAAGAVPVNRPSRLVEQAAVVSFAMFISNEVVRIGWFGLAEATANRLNLGEAWRWLLWVMGVGAAFVFAFLFHYGVDNPIQKRIRAWLKKRGHAKAEIKEPVVSLEG, encoded by the coding sequence ATGGGCTGGAACGTGTTTTCGTCTCACAATGAGCCACCGCCGATCATGCGCGGCGGGTGGCTGGACGCGCTGCGTTTCATCGTGGCGTCGCTGATCATCCTGCATCATTTCCAGGCCTCGGCCCCGGTACACCTGGCCGACGCCGTGCATCCGGTGTTCGAGCGGGGCGGCTTCCTGCTGACCAACTTCTTCCTGATCGACAGCGGCTATGTGCTGATGCGCGTCTATGGCGCTTCAGTGGCGGGCGGGCGGATGTCGAAGACCGACTTCTTCCTGAAGCGGTCGCTGCGGGTCTATCCCGCCCATCTGATCATGGGTGGTCTGCTCGTGGCCATGGTGCTGCTGGGCACGGCCATCGGCCTGCCGCCCAGTCATCCCGAGTGGTTCGCCTGGGACCAGCTGCCGGCCCAGTTGGCCCTGGTGCAGTCGTTCGGCGTGCACGGTGGTCTGGGGTGGAACGCCCCCAGCTGGTCGATCTCGGCCCTTCTGGGCTGTTACCTGGCCTTCCCCTGGGTGCTGCGCGGCCTAACGCGGGTGGGGCCGTGGATGGCCCTGGGCCTGGTGGTGGTCGGCTATCTTGCGGCCAATGAACTGAGCTGGGCGATCCTGAACTATCCCATCTATCAGATGCCGCTGAACCTGGGCATCTGGCGCGCCCTGCCCCTGTTCGTGCTGGGCATGGGGCTAGCCTGGTTCGCGCAAGGGGTCTGGATCGAACCGCGCGCCGCCGGCTGGGCCCTGTTGCTGGCCACGATTGGCCTGGCGGTGGTGCAGTATTTCGACAAGAACGCCCTGATCTCTCTGGCCTTCATCTCCATCATCATCCTGGCGGCGGGCGCCGTGCCGGTGAACCGCCCGTCCAGGCTGGTCGAGCAGGCGGCCGTGGTCTCCTTCGCCATGTTCATCTCCAACGAAGTGGTCCGCATCGGCTGGTTCGGCCTGGCGGAGGCCACGGCGAACAGGCTGAACCTGGGCGAGGCCTGGCGCTGGCTGCTGTGGGTCATGGGCGTGGGCGCGGCCTTCGTCTTCGCCTTCCTGTTCCACTACGGCGTCGACAACCCGATCCAGAAACGCATCCGCGCCTGGCTGAAGAAGCGCGGTCACGCCAAGGCGGAAATCAAGGAGCCTGTGGTCTCGCTGGAGGGTTAG
- a CDS encoding GrpB family protein codes for MPQPASVRLAPHDPQWAEQARAETRALAAALGPNLLAVHHIGSTAIPGIVAKPVIDLMPVVASLATFDHQREVMETLGYLWRGEGGLAGRRYCTRNDPMSGRRLIQVHAYEDGSFDIGRHLAFRDYLRERPDMAAAYQEEKMRCRALCPEDKSAYSDCKSDWIRRTEADALIWAEHRAN; via the coding sequence ATGCCGCAGCCTGCTTCGGTCCGACTCGCCCCGCATGATCCGCAATGGGCCGAACAGGCGCGCGCCGAGACCCGCGCTCTGGCTGCCGCTCTCGGCCCCAACCTGCTGGCCGTTCACCACATCGGCTCCACCGCTATTCCCGGCATCGTCGCCAAACCTGTGATCGACCTGATGCCCGTCGTCGCCTCCCTGGCCACGTTCGACCATCAGCGCGAAGTGATGGAGACCCTCGGCTATCTCTGGCGGGGTGAAGGCGGGCTTGCCGGGCGCCGCTACTGCACCCGCAACGACCCCATGAGCGGGCGTCGTCTCATCCAGGTCCACGCCTATGAAGACGGTTCCTTCGACATTGGGCGGCATCTGGCGTTTCGCGACTACCTGCGTGAACGCCCCGACATGGCCGCAGCCTATCAGGAGGAGAAGATGCGGTGCCGAGCCCTCTGCCCGGAGGACAAGTCAGCCTACAGCGACTGCAAGTCGGACTGGATCAGACGCACCGAGGCGGACGCCCTGATCTGGGCTGAGCATCGCGCCAACTGA
- the folE gene encoding GTP cyclohydrolase I FolE, giving the protein MTDHAHKPSVSQAEAEAAVRTLIQWAGDNPDREGLVETPKRVAKSYRELFQGYEVEPREYLEKTFEEVGGYDELVVLKNIRFVSFCEHHMLPVVGVAHVGYLPTDRVVGISKLARVVRGFARRLQIQEKMTSDIAGAIQDVLRPHGVGVVIEAEHSCMTMRGVDVPGASLSTSCLLGVVREDPRTREEFLRLVRG; this is encoded by the coding sequence ATGACCGACCACGCGCACAAACCCTCCGTCTCGCAGGCCGAAGCCGAAGCCGCCGTTCGCACCCTGATTCAGTGGGCGGGCGACAACCCCGACCGCGAGGGCCTGGTGGAAACGCCCAAGCGGGTGGCCAAGTCCTATCGCGAGCTGTTCCAGGGCTATGAGGTCGAGCCGCGCGAATATCTGGAGAAGACCTTCGAGGAGGTCGGCGGCTACGACGAGTTGGTCGTGCTGAAGAACATCCGCTTCGTCAGCTTCTGCGAACATCACATGCTGCCGGTCGTCGGCGTGGCCCATGTCGGCTACCTGCCGACCGACCGGGTCGTCGGCATCTCCAAGCTGGCCCGCGTGGTGCGCGGCTTCGCCCGCCGTCTGCAGATCCAGGAAAAAATGACCTCGGACATCGCTGGCGCCATCCAGGACGTCCTGCGCCCCCACGGCGTCGGCGTGGTCATCGAGGCCGAACACAGCTGCATGACCATGCGCGGCGTCGATGTTCCCGGCGCCAGCCTGTCCACCAGCTGCCTGCTGGGCGTCGTCCGCGAAGATCCCCGGACGCGCGAGGAATTCCTGAGGCTGGTGCGAGGCTAG
- the fliQ gene encoding flagellar biosynthesis protein FliQ encodes MMSGAEVLDIGRDAIWLTIQLCAPVLVVGLVVGVGIGLFQALTQIQEQTLIYAPKIIAIFVSLLLFLPLMGALLGGFMREIAARIAGM; translated from the coding sequence GTGATGAGCGGCGCAGAAGTTCTGGATATTGGCCGTGACGCCATCTGGCTGACGATCCAGCTGTGCGCCCCCGTGCTCGTCGTCGGTCTGGTTGTGGGCGTGGGGATCGGCCTGTTTCAGGCCCTGACGCAGATTCAGGAACAGACCCTGATCTATGCGCCCAAGATCATCGCCATCTTCGTCTCGCTGCTGCTGTTCCTGCCGCTGATGGGGGCCTTGCTGGGCGGCTTCATGCGCGAGATCGCCGCCCGCATCGCCGGGATGTAG
- the fliR gene encoding flagellar biosynthetic protein FliR has translation MEPYATADQVWAGGLIFARVGAILMMIPGIGESYVPPRVRLSLALLLSLVMWPLVAGTLPALPPTLGGMVGWIIREVLTGLAIGLILRSFMTALVTAGEIISMQTTLGFSQTANPLQASPGSTLSAFLMLLGVTLIFATNTHHMFIAGVLGSYEAIAPAKPMIAADFAALAVKTLGESFMLGVQLSAPVLVFALIFNLASGLIARVMPAFQVYFAAAPLSVLLGLSVFALGLGVMGTIFIDRYRALARVFTGGALG, from the coding sequence ATGGAGCCTTACGCCACCGCCGATCAGGTCTGGGCCGGCGGGCTGATCTTCGCTCGGGTCGGCGCGATCCTGATGATGATCCCCGGTATCGGCGAGAGCTATGTGCCGCCGCGTGTGCGTCTGTCGCTGGCCCTCTTGCTGTCGCTGGTGATGTGGCCGCTGGTGGCCGGCACGCTGCCGGCCCTGCCGCCGACCCTGGGCGGCATGGTCGGCTGGATTATCCGCGAGGTTCTGACGGGCCTGGCCATCGGCCTGATCCTGCGCAGCTTCATGACGGCCCTGGTTACGGCGGGCGAGATCATATCAATGCAGACCACCCTGGGCTTTTCGCAGACGGCCAATCCGTTGCAGGCGTCGCCGGGTTCGACCCTTTCGGCCTTTCTGATGCTTCTCGGCGTGACGCTGATCTTCGCCACCAACACCCACCACATGTTCATCGCCGGCGTCCTGGGGTCCTATGAGGCCATTGCCCCGGCCAAGCCGATGATCGCCGCCGACTTCGCGGCGCTTGCGGTCAAGACACTGGGCGAAAGCTTCATGCTGGGAGTCCAGTTGTCGGCGCCGGTCCTGGTTTTCGCTCTGATCTTCAACCTGGCTTCGGGCCTGATCGCGCGGGTCATGCCGGCCTTTCAGGTCTATTTCGCCGCCGCCCCGCTCAGCGTGCTTCTGGGGCTTTCGGTTTTCGCGCTCGGCCTGGGCGTGATGGGAACCATCTTCATCGACCGCTACCGCGCCCTGGCGCGGGTGTTCACGGGAGGCGCGCTTGGCTGA
- the flhB gene encoding flagellar biosynthesis protein FlhB: MAEGADPESKTEEASPRKLEEARKKGDVAKSPDVAAAMSLAGAAAVLLLGGGYFSQQMAEDMLPFLAEPHAMIGGLQAGAGLEIGMRAVWAVTPFLAALMLAVIVGGVGGNLAQSGFLFTTEKLKPKWSSVNPLEGFKRIYGPDGVVQFIKTFLKLVAIGAVCWWVLKPHTREFENLAAMSPAMILPFARDLAGSLMIAALIFLGFTAGADFIWQKFRFAKRMRMTKEEMKEDFKQSEGDPHVKAKLRQIRMQRSRQRMMQAVPTSTVIITNPTHYSVALRYEPDQGDGAPVCVAKGVDALALRIRELAREHNVPIVENVPLARALYAAVEIDDVIPREHFEAAAKVIGFVMQGRKRR, encoded by the coding sequence TTGGCTGAGGGCGCCGATCCCGAGTCCAAAACCGAAGAGGCCTCCCCACGGAAGCTGGAGGAGGCCCGCAAGAAGGGCGATGTCGCCAAGTCGCCTGACGTGGCGGCGGCCATGTCCCTGGCGGGGGCCGCAGCGGTCCTGTTGCTGGGCGGGGGCTATTTTTCGCAGCAGATGGCCGAGGACATGCTGCCCTTCCTGGCTGAACCGCACGCCATGATCGGCGGGCTGCAGGCCGGGGCCGGGCTCGAGATCGGCATGCGCGCCGTCTGGGCCGTGACCCCCTTCCTGGCCGCGCTGATGCTGGCGGTCATCGTCGGCGGGGTGGGCGGCAATCTGGCCCAGTCCGGCTTCCTGTTCACGACCGAAAAGCTGAAGCCCAAGTGGTCGTCCGTGAACCCGCTGGAAGGTTTCAAACGCATCTACGGGCCGGACGGCGTCGTTCAATTCATCAAGACCTTCCTCAAACTGGTCGCCATCGGCGCCGTCTGTTGGTGGGTGCTGAAGCCGCACACGCGAGAGTTCGAGAATCTGGCCGCCATGAGCCCGGCCATGATCCTGCCCTTTGCACGGGATCTGGCGGGTTCGCTGATGATCGCGGCCCTGATCTTCCTGGGCTTCACCGCAGGCGCCGACTTCATCTGGCAGAAGTTCCGCTTCGCCAAGCGTATGCGCATGACCAAGGAAGAGATGAAGGAGGACTTCAAACAGTCCGAAGGCGATCCGCATGTGAAGGCCAAGCTGCGGCAGATCCGCATGCAGCGAAGCCGACAGCGCATGATGCAGGCCGTCCCGACCTCCACCGTGATCATCACCAACCCGACCCACTATTCGGTGGCCCTGCGGTATGAACCGGATCAGGGCGACGGCGCCCCCGTCTGCGTCGCCAAGGGTGTTGACGCACTGGCCCTGCGCATTCGCGAACTGGCCAGGGAGCACAATGTGCCGATCGTGGAAAACGTACCCCTGGCCCGCGCCCTTTATGCGGCGGTGGAAATCGATGACGTCATCCCTCGCGAGCATTTCGAGGCGGCGGCCAAGGTGATCGGTTTCGTCATGCAGGGACGGAAACGGCGGTGA